The segment TCAGCAGTGCTCCCTCTGAACCCCATATCTGAGCCTCGAGGCTGTGCTTGCCCCATGCTAGGCTACCAGTGCCCAGTGCTCGTGCTCTCTGACCTTGAGACCATAGGACTGGCATTGCAGTGCCTACCCCACCTGGGGTTCCCTGGGCCTACAGCTCTGGTACACACCTCTTAACTCCCACTACCTGTGGGATTGCCCAGCTAGGGCTCGGGAGCTGTACCTACCATCTGCTCAATTTCTGCAGCCTCCTCCCTGGGCATGCGGTCCAGGAAGTCATCATAGTGCTTCAAGCCAATGGCCTGCTGAGCGGTCAGGGAGGCCAGGCCTCGGATATCTTCTAGGCTTCGGAAGCCCTGGAGAAAAGCAGCCAGAAAGGAGGCTATGAGGACCCAGGACTAATAAACAGGCCAGAAGGCACAGGTATCTGTCATAGCAGCCGTCAGGAAGACATAAGGCAGGACCGACCAGGTACAGCCTCTATTCAATGGGACATGTCATGATCTGGGGATGCTGGTCCCTCACTCCTTGGTCTAAAATGGATCTGAGCTTCACTCTTACTAACTCCCAAGATCATCCTTGGCCTGGCCAAGCGTGAGAGCCACTGTTCCAGACATGGAGCCCCGAGCCTCGGCTCCTTAGATTGCTGAAGCCAGGCAGATCaaggccaggcagggctacacagtgagatactgtctcaaacaaaaacgaaaaaacaaacaaacacaacaacagaAGGTCCCTTGCTGGTACGTGGGACTCTACAGGGAGTGTGGGTGCATAGTTATGATATGGTGGTTGTAGTGGTGTCATTTTCTCTACATCTTTTTGTGgttattcttttatcttttcttttgggGACAGAGTTACTCTGCAGAGCACtaactggtctggaactcacagattgCTGCCTGTGAGGAATGTGTTTATAGTTTCTGTCCACAGGTCAAGGACACTAAGCCACATTCCTGTTCTGGGGACGGGATGGGGACCAGAGGGGGACCAGTGTGAGCTCTGCTGTCCTTGAAGTTGGATTTCACTCCCATGAGGACCCAGGGTGGGAAAACAGAGGGACCCAGGCTCTGGCAGGTGAACAGGAAGGGGTGAGGGCAGAGGCTTTGTAACAGCAAGACTCAAGAGGCAGACGGGCTGGTATGACCTGATGGTACCACATCTGGGCAGTCTTCGTCCCGGCTCCCCAGATGTTGGAGAAGAGCTCTAAGACAGGCACGCTGTCGCTGATGTGGTCCAGCTTCCGCAGATGCCCACTCTCCAGGATCTCCATGACCTTCTCTGCCATTCGCCTGCCAACTCCTGGGATGCTACAGGCCTCCTATCGGGGAAGAGAcacagaggaggatgaggaagaggcagGGACAAGACAGCCAGAAGGGGGATTGCCTCCTTCAGCAGAATATCTGCCCGGCAGCCAGCCCAGCAACCATATGCTTGTCCTTTGCTTCCCAGAGACCAGCAATGAGAAGTAGAGAAAATGGCCAGGCCTGCCTTAAGTCCCAGAacccctggaggcagaggcagaagcacagGCAGCAAtctgtgagtttcagaccagttAGGGCTCTGCAGAGAGACTCTGTCcccaaaagaaaagataaaagaataacCACAAAAAGATGTAGAGAAAATGACAGTGCTCAGtgtcaccaccacaaccaccatatCACAACTATGCACCCACACTCCCTGCGGGCTCCCTGAGCTGTACTGcctgcagtgtgtgtatgtggggggtggtgctcactgcactgcactgcactgcctTACGGGGCTCACTGAACCACACTGTCTGCAGGGGTCTTGGTGGGGGTCACTGCACTGTATTGTGTGACTGGGGGTTCATTACACCATACTGCCTGGGGGGAGGTGGCGCTCACTGCAGTGCACTGCCAGACTGGGGGCTCACTGCACTGCCTGACTGGGGGCTCACTGCACTTCACTGCCTGACTGGGTGCTCACTGCACTGCCTGACTGGGGACTCACTGCACTGCCTGACTGGGGGCTCACTGCACTGCCTGACTGGGGgctcactgcactgcactgcctGACTGGGGgctcactgcactgcactgcctGACTGGGGGCTCACTGCACTGCCTGACTGGGTgctcactgcactgcactgcctGACTGGGTgctcactgcactgcactgcctGACTGGGTGCTCACTGCACTGCCTGACTGGGTgctcactgcactgcactgcctGACTGGGTGCTCACTGCACTGCCTGACTGGGTGCTCACTGCACTGCCTGACTGGGGACTCACTGCACTGCCTGACTGGGGgctcactgcactgcactgcactgcctGACTGGGGGCTCACTGCACTGCCTGACTGGGGACTCACTGCACCGTGCTGCCTGAGGGCTTACTGTATGTCATTCTGTGCTAGTGGGACCATCTTCCAACCTTACAAAGCCACTGGGAATGGCTTACAGTTAATTCCTTTCAAGTGACTGGAAAACTGACAGAGTAACTTGTCTAGAGTCCACAATCAACGGGTAACATAtgaatcaccatgcctggctttaaacTACCATATAAGAATACAGAAGTAGAGGAAACAGTGTAATAAACCCCTAAGCACCCACTTTCTAGTCCTAACAATTTTGCTGGTCTGTTTTCTATtatcttggtttgtttttgtttttgtttttttcttttatcagtttgtctctgtgtgtaaatCCCAGCCATTATATAATCCTAACCACGAAATTTGATGCCCATTGGTGACTACAGTTAATCACTAGTTAATCACTAGCCACTACTGAGTAAAGAGGAAACctcttccccaacccccaagtacCTGGTAGGAACTGACAGGCTTGTGGAAGCTCTTGAGGGCGTTGATGGCCTTGGCATAGCCCAGAGCCCTCCACTTGTCTCCCTGGACATTGTAGGCTTTAGCCAGCACTTCGAGCTTCTCTGTGATGTGCAGGTTGTAATTAGTTGCCTTCTGGCTTGAGGGCTGTGCACAGACCCACTTACCCAGAGCTTCTGGGGCTGGGTCAGGCCCACCATCTTCCCCAGGGGGAGTGGGGTAGTGCCCACTGATCAAGGCTTGCAAATCTGCTGAGCTAACCTGGGGCCCTTCCCCATCACTGGCTTCATCCTCTGAGCTGAGCTGCGAACAGAAGAACACAATAAATCTGGGCCCTCCTCAGAAGAGAGAGTTGTCTGGTGGGTAGGTGTCTCCTGCTTTGACTGGAGGAAAAGGTTCCAAGGGGCTCCTCTAGAACCCAGCCCTGGGCTTCCCCGTGGTATATGGCAGACATAACTTGGTGAACGCAGGACTGATAAGTGTTGGGAAGAGACAGACAGGTGCACAATCAAGAGATACCTAGAATTTTCTGTATAAAATCCAGGCCCTTCCGTTTCTGTGATCAGCACCCTGAGTTGGAAGGCTCCTCACCtgggtttgggtttttggtgGCTTTTCTGCCTTTGGGGGAGGAGATACAGCTCTGGTAcaaggaggggaaagagagagcgTTGTCCTGGGTAGAACCCCCTGAGTGCCAGGAGCAGAAGCATCTTGGCCTGACTTGCTGGGCTGTGGTTCATTCAAGGACCTAGAGGGCAGGGGGAGGTCACAGGCAGTTAGAATATCAAACGtctcacctgcctctgtccccagtcTTCCTCTACACTGAAACCTTGGTATGTCCAACTTAAAAAGTAGGAGTTGTTTTTTTAATAACTCAATGGAAACTCAAATGTTATTATCAACAAACACCTGAGAAAGGCTAAGGGCAGCCGACCTCTTAGGGCTGGAAAGGCTGAATCCGTCCGTGTCTGTCAGCTTTTTCTCCTGTAGACACAAGCTCAGCCAGGCTGACTTCACCAGCTGAGCACCAGGGGGCAGCTGGGGCAGTCTGAGGAGCCGGAGAGCCCGTTCATAGTCCATGCCTTCATCCACCACAATGTGAGTGACTCCTGGGGCCTGGGCAGAGCACACCTGGCCACCATGCTGGATAATCTGCTTCTCAAAGAGTTCAGCCCGGGCTCGCCCAATGCCAGTGGGCATAATGTGGGCCCTCAGGGAGCTCAGCCATCCTGGGAAGAGGATACGCAAATGCTATTAccattatataataataataataataataataataataataataatattattattattattattgcactattatttgagacagggtctcatgtagcctaggctagctcaaactcactatgttgcAGAGGATAACCTTGAGTTTCTGATTCATTCTGCctctccaagtgctggaattacaggttgtACGTCAGTGAGTTGAGAAAGTTTTAGATATAACGAATTGTTTGAAGTCACCTCCCTTCATTTTCCTGCCATCCAGTGAACAAAATGCCTTCAAGGAATTCTACCACAAACATACAGCAaacttccttttttgttgttttgttttgcttttcaagtttgaaggcagcctggtctatagagccagagtgccaggacagccaggactacacagagaaaccctgcctcggaaaaacaaaaaaacaaacaaaaacaaaatcaaaggacAAAGTGCCGGCTGAATGTGGTGCCGCACACCTGTAAGCCTCGCACTTGGCAGTGTCAAGACAGGAGGATCGGGGCTTAAGGTGATTGTCAGCAAGGTCAAGGTTACATTGAGACTCTAAACAAGAGAAAAGGACAGAAACCGAAACTGATACAAGGTATGTACAAAGAGATCTTGGCCCCTCACAGGTAAGGCCATTCCTGCTATCTGATTCTGACTGAAAACAGGAAGGCTGAGAATTCCAGTATATGAGGTCTGGGGGCGGACGGGCTCACCTCTAGCATCTCCTGCCTCCCTTTTGGGAATCTTTGCAAGTGCGTTTGATGATGGATCTGCATGAATTTTCTTTCGCTTGGGAAATGCCTTCAGGATGCCCTGGGGGTCCATTGAAGTGCGCTGGATCTGGACCTTTCTGTTtaaggacagatgtcatacagaaagcCAAGAGCGAGAGCCACCCCTTGACTATTTTGGCATAGAGATGGGACTTGGGGGTACAGACTCCTTTCTCCGAAGTCTCGGAAACCCCAGTTAAACTTAAGTGATTTAATACGAGCGCCACACACACCAGTCTTTCAACCTTAATAGTACTAGGGAAGCCATAGAAAGTCTGGGATTATtgcggggatgggggtggggggtgggagtgggagttgACGGAAGAGAAACAACATTAAGTGGGGGAGGGATACAGCGCAGAATCCGCCTGTGCTTCCGCTCCCAAGGGGCTTTTCCAAAATGATAACGGGCTAGGAATGGGGACTACATCTTTAGGAGGGTCTTCATCTCCCCCAATGAATTGAAGTCTAAAGGACATGTCACATAAAGCTCACATCATCTTTCTCTAGCCTCAATGTACATTAGCAGAAGAAAACCTGGGGAGTGCTGTGTGCGCTGTGCACCTGCCCCTGTCGCAGCCTCCTCGCGCGGGTCTGAGCCCCGCAGCTGCAGGGAGGTGGAGGGCAGCCACAGCAGCTGGAGGGTGCCCTCACAGCTGGAGGTGGGCAAGACCGGAGCAGATGTGCCACTCACTGCACGAGCAGCTGGCACGAACCGGGGACTCCCAGCTGGGGCCAGAAGAGAGCTGGTGCTGGGTCCCTCAAAGCTCTAGGAGCATCCCCACTCCACCCGGCCCCAGGACCGGTCCAAAGTAGGCCAGAATCTCCCGGCAAAGAGAAATAAACTCACCATGGGAGCCAATGAAAACGgattgggggaggaggaggattgaaaaagggggaaaaaaaaaaaaatctgttcccaGAATACTTCCCGGGTCATCCGGAAGTGATCATCGGTCGGGTAGTTGCCATGGCAGTGGCCAGGCGCGTTGCTGGGCGGAGGGAAGATGGCGGTGACTAGCTGGCTGGAGATTTTGCGGTCGGCCGAGAAGACGGCACTGCTGCAGGATGGTAACTCGAGCCCCCTCGTTCTTCACCCCTAGGGCGGGCTCTATGAGTCCGCTCGCCCAGGGagggcctcagcctcagcctgggTGGGCAGAGGTGGAAATGTCGCAGCAGCCATCAGCCATGCTTGCttcctgcttttgcagaggaaaTAGGCCCAGGGAAATGACCCGAGTGGAACCCAAGTCTTTGGTCACCCACCTCAAGAGTTCTTTATACCATCCCATCCCCGCTGAGACTTTTGTTGGTATTTGTTCCCAATAATTTCATTGTACATTCATCATCGTTCCTCAGGGCTGTACCACAAGGAAACTGAAATTCAGGAAGGTTTTAGACCAAACCCAGGTTTTGCAGATAATCAGGTATAGTTCATGACCTGGAACCCCATGCACCTCAGTTTGGGGGTCCTATTGATGGCAGCCTAGTGGCATAGAAAGGAGAGGCACCAGGGTTTTAGGTCAACTGTACTATTCATTTACCATGGCCTCTTAAATTGTTAGGAccccattttcttctattataaaATGAAGTGGGTGGGCTGCTACCGTTGTTTCTAAGGTCCTTTCCAACTGTGCTTTGTTTATGATGTGGATTTCACATTGTTCCTTGATCTTTAGGGGAGATAGAACGAGGGCTACGGTCTAAATGACTAGGAACAGGAGTTTGATATGTCAGCTTTTCCAGCAACTGGCCAGTTTAAGTCCCCTGTGCCCCAGAGGTCTTTCACGGACCCACTTGGCAGCCAGGATGACTTGGGTCTGAATTCCTGAGTCTTTAAAGCTAACAGCTAGGGACTTAACATCCACAGGCAGATGCCTAAAGTTTATGGAAATTAAAGTCAGTTTCATTTGCTCCTACCTACAACATTTAGGGAGCCCATTACCGTAATGTACCAAATTCTGTGCCAGGCAGATAGAaaacaaccaaccagccaaccatgGTTTATGGTCTCCTGGACCATCGAATGATCAAGAAAAAAATACGTAATCAATTTGTGTTAAATAGAGGTTGGAATCTTAGAAAGGCAAAGAAAGCCCATGCTTGCCATCTCTGCACTTGGGGAGTTGAGGCAGGAAACTAGtttaaaaggaagacagacagacaggattgAGATAGTATGTGAAGTGCTAAGAAAGCATGGAGGTGAAAATAATTTTCTCCTTGGATAATCACCAAACAGGAGAGGTGATATTTCCAGCCCCTAAGGAATTTTTAATAGTTACCTGGTAAGTGGAGGTGAAGGAGTGACCACGTGCGGAGGAATGGATCACACGTAGAGGCAAAGGAGTGTGAGAGAGTACAGCAGAATGTTAGGTATGAAAGCAGTCACCATTCAGGCTCTGCCTGCACGGCG is part of the Rattus norvegicus strain BN/NHsdMcwi chromosome 1, GRCr8, whole genome shotgun sequence genome and harbors:
- the Poll gene encoding DNA polymerase lambda; this translates as MDPQGILKAFPKRKKIHADPSSNALAKIPKREAGDARGWLSSLRAHIMPTGIGRARAELFEKQIIQHGGQVCSAQAPGVTHIVVDEGMDYERALRLLRLPQLPPGAQLVKSAWLSLCLQEKKLTDTDGFSLSSPKRSLNEPQPSKSGQDASAPGTQGVLPRTTLSLSPPCTRAVSPPPKAEKPPKTQTQLSSEDEASDGEGPQVSSADLQALISGHYPTPPGEDGGPDPAPEALGKWVCAQPSSQKATNYNLHITEKLEVLAKAYNVQGDKWRALGYAKAINALKSFHKPVSSYQEACSIPGVGRRMAEKVMEILESGHLRKLDHISDSVPVLELFSNIWGAGTKTAQMWYHQGFRSLEDIRGLASLTAQQAIGLKHYDDFLDRMPREEAAEIEQMVRVSAQAFNPGLLCVACGSFRRGKVTCGDVDVLITHPDGRSHQGIFSPLLDSLRQQGFLTDDLVSQEENGQQQKYLGVCRLPGAGQRHRRLDIIVVPYSEFACALLYFTGSAHFNRSMRALAKTKGMSLSEHALSAAVVRNSQGVKVGAGQVLPTPTEKDVFKLLGLPYREPAERDW